TTGGTTTTAttgcatgttgtttttaacGAAGCGGATTGGGCCCGCTTGGTATTCACATTCCACTTTGACCTTTTCTTTCTGGTTATAGTTGTCGCCAGTGGGGTGGCCCCTCCCTCCTGCTATGGATTAgggttgtattttattttgtatttctttgtaaTAAACATTGTGATCTTGAAGGGATAAGTTGCCTCCGCCCGTCCTTTACTAAACAGGATTCCGTATTGGTAGGATCTGGGCGCTTATTTATGGTAATCGCCTAGGAAAGAACCATTGCTTTTCTGGTTTGCTGGACCTTAGCGCACGGTCACATACTCATCACATCAACGGTGTGTTTATCCCACATTCTTTCCTTTGTTCGGAACCAGAGCGTTGGTCTTTCTACACGGGGTATTTGGCCCAGACCCGGCGGCATGGGCGGGCATTGGGGGGCCGTGCCCGCCCATGGACTCAGCTATGCCCGCCCTGGACTAAAAGCAGTTTTTCGTTATTTTATTTGGgtctgggttttgtttttttaatcggAGTATCCATCTTCCTTTCAAACTATCTATCTTGATGTGTCAATCCTACAATCCAACCAATGAACAAAGGCAACATGTTAGCCAATTACAAACGGAGGGGGGCGGGTCATTAGGTCAAACAATTAAGCTCACCGCTCCGGTTGCTGTGAGATTAGCTGCTTTTTGCAGTCGTCGGTATGAACATACTACattatttccaaaaaaaaatagaagacgGACAGGTGGGAGCGAGCAGAAAGTAGTGCCATACAGCTCCACTTCTAATGGAAACATAAGGACCGTTGTCAACAGTAACACTGGAGTAAACAGTCATGCTAGGAGGGTTAGCCACAGCAGCTAGGGAGCACAAGGAGCAGCACCAAGCAGCATGACTCATCTGCATGATGGAATAAACGTGAGTGACGTCGTCAACAACAACATAAGCACCGAGGTTCACAGCAACATTACAGCTGTGAGGAACAGAAACACGCCATTGCAGCCTAGTGACCTTGGCACAGAAAAGCCTCAAAGACCACTTATGCAGAGCTTTCCTTCGCGCcttttctctggaaaaaaagGGTGATTCTGCAGTTCGTGGTATGGAAGCTTTCCCTGGCTGGAGTATTCGGTTCAAGCAGATGCTGCATACTGCTATCCATGCAGGATGTTTCAGGGACCCAGACCCACTGATTCAACTTTCAGTGTAACTGGTTTCCATGACTGGAAACATGCAGTGGAAACTGGAAAGGGACTGAACAAGCACGCTGGCTCCAAAGAGCACTTGACTTGTGAGGCTATGTGGAAGGACAAGGAAAGACGCATTCACACAAGTAAGGAAATATCTACTTTAATTAACACTGACCAACTACAGCACAACAGATATTATGTGTCTGCAATTATTGATGTTGTGGAGTTCCTTGCTGTGAACCAGCTGCCCTTTAGAGGTGACCACGATGCATTCATTGGAATGAATAAGGATGGATGTGGGCTATTTTTATCTCTATTTGAGTTTTCATTAAGGaaggatgctgaattagcaAAGATAGCAAAAACTATTCCTCGCAATGCAACATACACAAGTCATGACATTCAAAACGACTTAATAGATGTCATGAGTGCTTTGGTGAGAGAGCATATAGTGGAAAAAGTTGGTGAATCCTTCTACACATTAAAAGCAGATGGAACCAGAGACCCAACCGGAAGAGAAAATATCGCCATAGTTCTCCGCTTTCTTAATGACTTGTGTGAACCAACTGAGCGCCTGCTAACAATAGCCACAGCTGACCAGGGAGATGCGGTTACATTGACTGACACCATCATAGGAGAACTGATCAATGCTGGCCTGAGCCCTGAGAACATCATCAGTCAGGTGTATGATGGTGCCTCCCTCATGTCGGGTAATCATGGAGGAGTACAGAAGCTGCTTCAGGAAAAACTGGATAAAGCGATACCATATGTTCACTGTTATAACCATCAGCTGCACTTGGTGGTCACCCATGCCCTGGCCGTTGAAAAGGCTGTGATGGACTTCTTCAGTGTGTGTAACATGTTGTACAAGTTCTGCAGAAGACCAACTGTCACCATTCTCTACAAAGGAGAGACACTCAAGCGCCTTTTGGACCAACGTTGGAGTGGACATTTTGCAACAGATTTAGTTGGTAATGATGATGCTGAATGTTTGCAACTGCATGCTCTGTAAATAACTCCCCCAcctgaaaatattaatttattttctctgctctgCAGTTTCAGTCATTCTGAAATCATTTGATGACCTATCCACCCTGCTCCAAGAGATCACCAGCAACTGGGCATTTGGAGCAGATCTTCGCATTGAAGCAGCAGGATTGTGGCGGAGCATGTCTGAGCCCAGCTTTAAGTTCATGGCTAAGATGGTGCACAAGATCCTTGCTTATCTTGACCCCCCAAACAAGATGTTGCAGTCTGAAGACATGGACCTGCTGACAGGTGAAggaatattatattatttttaatctagaTGGTGTATAAAATATATCTACTTATGACAAAATTgtattattgtattgtattaataataataaactttatttgcatTAATCCTTTCATGCAAGAAATGCAACTCAAAGAGCTTCAAGGGCTTCACAATGAAcatgaaacacattaaaaaggatgaatgaaaataaagtgaaaatagaaaaattacaTGTATCccttatttcatgaaaaaaaaaagatgcaaataacaaaacagtaaaaacagaacaCAGCTTCAGCTCCATTTTTGGTTCAGTAGTAGAAGTACTTTGGGATTTATAATAAACTCTTTAAGCCATTTTAAAGGACTTGCATATCATCCagttcatttcttgactttggATAAATGTATCACGTACAGTATTTTTAAGTTAATCACTAAATTGTCATGGGAAAAATTGGTTTATCTATGTTTGTTACACAATATTTTAGAActtatcatttttgtttttgtttcatttcccTGTTTCGTCA
This region of Melanotaenia boesemani isolate fMelBoe1 chromosome 13, fMelBoe1.pri, whole genome shotgun sequence genomic DNA includes:
- the LOC121652026 gene encoding uncharacterized protein LOC121652026, whose amino-acid sequence is MFQGPRPTDSTFSVTGFHDWKHAVETGKGLNKHAGSKEHLTCEAMWKDKERRIHTSKEISTLINTDQLQHNRYYVSAIIDVVEFLAVNQLPFRGDHDAFIGMNKDGCGLFLSLFEFSLRKDAELAKIAKTIPRNATYTSHDIQNDLIDVMSALVREHIVEKVGESFYTLKADGTRDPTGRENIAIVLRFLNDLCEPTERLLTIATADQGDAVTLTDTIIGELINAGLSPENIISQVYDGASLMSGNHGGVQKLLQEKLDKAIPYVHCYNHQLHLVVTHALAVEKAVMDFFSVCNMLYKFCRRPTVTILYKGETLKRLLDQRWSGHFATDLVVSVILKSFDDLSTLLQEITSNWAFGADLRIEAAGLWRSMSEPSFKFMAKMVHKILAYLDPPNKMLQSEDMDLLTGFQLIRSACSCLEKIRTETEFQAILTQCVTTRPSKRRRTQNSTLADYVV